One stretch of Arachis hypogaea cultivar Tifrunner chromosome 20, arahy.Tifrunner.gnm2.J5K5, whole genome shotgun sequence DNA includes these proteins:
- the LOC112782497 gene encoding UDP-glucuronate:xylan alpha-glucuronosyltransferase 1, with amino-acid sequence MRGTMGNSPHAVEPRHRLPATIEDLYKRRLPKNNKAKEVEKPFHLTVQDRSSRCKFSFLKLLLLVTICGTFVTLLYSPEVYNTTHLTTSGSVWLWGGSDPRYMANVDTRLSDIVKITKKLTGKDKVQGIGLVNFNKTEISGFENLNPDATHVELHLEYAARNVTWESLYPEWIDEEEEEEVPVCPSLPSLRSPGIRLNLIAVKLPCRKGVGKNWSRDVARLHLQLAAARLAASFKGNYTVHVLFVTDCFPMPNLFTCKELVGREGNAWLYRPNLSVLRQKVQLPVGSCELTIPMRGKELVYNGNAEREAYATILHSAHVYVCGAIAAAQSIRMAGSSRDLVILVDETISGYHRSGLEAAGWKVRTIKRIRNPKAEKDAYNEWNYSKFRLWQLTDYDKIIFIDADLLILRNIDFLFAMPEITATGNNATLFNSGVMLVEPSNCTFQLLMDHINEIESYNGGDQGYLNEIFTWWHRIPRHMNFLKHFWIGDEEEKKKMKTMLFGAEPPILYVLHYLGLKPWLCFRDYDCNWNFDIFHEFASDVAHAKWWKVHDAMPEVLQQFCLLPSKQKAQLEWDRRQAETANYTDGHWRLKIKDPRLKKCIDNLCHWKSMLRHWGETNWTDDESYHPTPPAITTSSLSAL; translated from the exons ATGAGAGGAACAATGGGAAATTCTCCTCATGCTGTTGAACCTCGACACCGTTTGCCTGCAACCAT TGAAGATTTATACAAACGAAGATTGCCAAAAAATAacaaagcaaaagaggtagagAAACCATTCCATTTAACTGTACAAGATAGGAGCTCAAGATGCAAGTTCTCATTCTTAAAACTTCTGTTATTGGTAACCATTTGTGGAACTTTTGTAACACTCCTCTACTCTCCAGAGGTCTACAATACCACCCATTTAACAACCTCTGGCTCTGT GTGGTTATGGGGTGGGTCGGATCCTAGATATATGGCGAATGTAGATACTCGTTTGAGTGATATCGTGAAAATCACCAAGAAATTAACAGGGAAAGATAAAGTTCAGGGCATTGGGCTTGTGAATTTCAACAAGACAGAGATAAGTGGTTTTGAGAATCTTAATCCTGATGCTACACATGTTGAATTGCACTTGGAGTATGCTGCAAGAAATGTGACATGGGAGTCCCTATACCCCGAATGGATcgatgaggaagaagaggaggaagttcCCGTTTGCCCCTCACTGCCAAGTCTGAGGTCTCCCGGCATACGACTTAATCTCATCGCCGTCAAGCTTCCTTGCCGGAAAGGTGTTGGCAAGAATTGGTCTAGAGATGTTGCTCGTTTGCATCTTCAGCTCGCCGCTGCTCGCCTTGCAGCCTCTTTTAAAGGAAACTACACTGTGCATGTTCTGTTTGTTACCGATTGCTTCCCAATGCCGAATCTGTTTACCTGCAAAGAACTTGTTGGACGCGAAGGAAATGCATGGTTATACAGACCAAACTTGAGTGTTTTGAGACAAAAGGTTCAACTTCCTGTAGGATCCTGTGAACTCACAATTCCTATGAGGGGCAAAG AGTTGGTTTACAATGGAAATGCTGAGAGAGAAGCGTACGCAACAATTCTGCATTCAGCACATGTTTATGTGTGTGGAGCAATCGCGGCGGCGCAAAGCATCCGCATGGCCGGATCAAGTCGAGACCTTGTTATACTTGTTGATGAGACAATAAGTGGATATCACAGAAGTGGTTTGGAAGCAGCAGGGTGGAAAGTCAGGACAATAAAGAGGATCAGAAACCCCAAAGCCGAAAAGGATGCTTACAATGAATGGAACTACAGCAAGTTCCGCTTATGGCAACTAACAGATTATGACAAGATAATATTCATAGATGCAGATTTGCTCATACTAAGAAACATAGATTTCCTATTTGCCATGCCGGAAATCACTGCTACTGGAAACAATGCCACGCTTTTCAACTCTGGAGTCATGCTGGTTGAGCCATCAAATTGCACATTCCAGCTCCTAATGGATCACATAAACGAGATTGAATCTTACAATGGAGGAGACCAGGGATACCTGAATGAGATATTCACATGGTGGCATAGGATTCCAAGACACATGAACTTCTTGAAGCATTTCTGGATCGGCgacgaagaagagaagaaaaaaatgaaaaccaTGCTGTTTGGTGCCGAGCCTCCAATCCTCTATGTTCTTCACTACCTAGGCTTGAAGCCTTGGTTATGCTTCCGCGACTATGATTGCAACTGGAACTTTGACATATTCCATGAGTTTGCGAGCGACGTTGCGCACGCCAAGTGGTGGAAGGTGCATGATGCAATGCCTGAGGTTCTGCAACAATTCTGTTTGCTGCCATCAAAGCAAAAGGCGCAGTTAGAATGGGATCGGAGACAAGCCGAGACAGCAAACTACACAGATGGCCACTGGAGACTCAAAATTAAAGATCCTCGGTTGAAGAAATGTATCGATAATTTGTGCCATTGGAAGAGCATGTTGAGGCACTGGGGAGAGACAAATTGGACTGATGATGAGTCTTACCATCCAACACCACCTGCCATTACTACATCATCTCTTTCTGCTTTGTAA